One part of the Sorangiineae bacterium MSr11954 genome encodes these proteins:
- a CDS encoding tetratricopeptide repeat protein, whose translation MKAVASKLLGIVAIACTVVACRAAKDPAYVRAFHEAERAETAGRYTEAAARFDSAEAIAPNAREKNHAAYLAAKMLARGGDYAGASARLERLAHQTPETEHTARAFYDLADIRIDHGDPDRGYADLAALLEKHPSSGLATHALTRLAAHRDETGGKKDTIAWLDSLGERLGRTELGETIAYQAALRTQSVGDLPGAHARYLAIVQRWPYPYGNTFDDSLYRASEIDETLGKPEEAIAHLDRMLSERETASLLGTYQRPRYTQAAFRIATLYRDRLNDRKKAREAFHRIYRDFTTSVRRDDALWQEAELYRLDGETDNACTRASTLVREFPDSRYVPCAQAKCASISRPAKSNAPKKCHSYLLPQADRDP comes from the coding sequence ATGAAGGCGGTGGCTTCGAAGCTGCTGGGGATCGTCGCCATCGCATGCACCGTCGTCGCGTGCCGCGCCGCCAAGGATCCCGCTTATGTGCGCGCGTTCCACGAGGCCGAGCGCGCGGAAACGGCGGGCCGCTACACCGAGGCGGCGGCGCGCTTCGACAGCGCCGAGGCGATCGCGCCCAACGCGCGCGAGAAGAACCACGCCGCCTACCTAGCCGCCAAGATGCTCGCGCGCGGAGGCGACTACGCCGGCGCGAGCGCGCGTCTCGAGCGGCTCGCGCACCAAACTCCGGAGACCGAGCATACGGCGCGCGCGTTCTACGATCTGGCGGACATCCGCATCGACCACGGCGATCCAGACCGAGGCTACGCCGATCTGGCGGCGCTTTTGGAGAAGCACCCGTCGAGCGGGCTGGCGACGCACGCGCTGACCCGTCTTGCCGCGCACCGCGACGAGACAGGGGGCAAGAAGGACACGATCGCGTGGCTCGATTCGCTCGGAGAGCGCCTGGGGCGCACGGAGCTGGGCGAGACCATCGCCTACCAGGCCGCCTTGCGCACGCAGTCGGTGGGGGATCTCCCTGGGGCGCACGCGCGTTACCTCGCCATCGTCCAGCGCTGGCCCTACCCGTACGGCAACACCTTCGACGACTCGCTCTACCGGGCCAGCGAAATCGACGAGACGTTGGGCAAGCCCGAGGAGGCCATCGCGCACCTGGATCGCATGCTCTCCGAGCGCGAGACCGCGAGCTTGCTCGGCACCTACCAGCGTCCGCGCTACACGCAAGCCGCCTTCCGCATCGCCACGCTCTACCGCGATCGCCTGAACGACCGCAAAAAAGCGCGCGAAGCCTTCCACCGCATCTACAGAGACTTCACCACCTCCGTCCGGCGAGACGACGCGCTCTGGCAAGAGGCCGAGCTCTATCGCCTCGACGGCGAGACCGACAACGCGTGCACGCGCGCATCCACCCTCGTCCGCGAATTTCCGGACTCACGCTACGTGCCGTGCGCGCAGGCCAAGTGCGCGAGCATCAGCCGCCCCGCAAAGAGCAACGCCCCGAAGAAGTGTCACAGCTATCTCCTCCCCCAGGCCGATCGCGACCCCTGA
- a CDS encoding FHA domain-containing protein, translated as MASTPSAAGVPASVKVDRGRLVIIAKDGGEGQSFPLVEGLDIGRAEGDVVLGDDRYLSPRHARLIWQRDELVLRDLGSVNGVFLRLSKSQSSNPAHPLRDQDLILIGQQVIRFEIVKDAEEGLGPAMQHGTLLFGTPAAPRHARLCQRTVEGVTRDVFHIRKVETVLGRESGDIVFTEDPFLSRRHAVIKLDAMRKTFTIADLGSSNGTFLQIRGDAVLKSGDEFRVGQQLFRIVLPSGGAEGPKSSSKSGAEGARLPKSGIVS; from the coding sequence ATGGCGTCGACCCCCTCGGCCGCGGGTGTCCCGGCGTCGGTCAAGGTCGACCGGGGACGGCTCGTCATCATTGCGAAGGACGGCGGCGAGGGACAGAGCTTCCCGCTGGTGGAGGGACTCGATATCGGGCGCGCCGAGGGGGACGTCGTTCTCGGCGACGATCGCTACCTGTCACCGCGTCATGCGCGGCTGATCTGGCAGCGCGATGAGCTTGTCTTGCGGGATTTGGGGAGCGTCAACGGGGTTTTCCTTCGCCTTTCGAAGAGCCAAAGCTCCAACCCCGCGCACCCACTTCGGGACCAAGATTTGATCCTGATAGGACAACAGGTGATAAGGTTTGAAATCGTGAAGGATGCAGAGGAAGGCCTCGGCCCGGCCATGCAGCACGGTACGCTGCTGTTCGGAACACCGGCGGCACCCCGACATGCACGCTTGTGCCAGCGCACGGTCGAAGGGGTGACCCGGGACGTCTTCCACATCCGGAAAGTCGAAACCGTGCTCGGCCGCGAATCGGGGGACATCGTTTTTACGGAGGATCCGTTTCTCTCCCGAAGGCACGCGGTCATCAAACTGGATGCGATGCGCAAGACCTTCACCATCGCGGACCTTGGATCCTCCAACGGAACTTTCCTTCAAATCCGTGGTGACGCGGTTCTCAAATCGGGAGACGAATTCCGAGTAGGCCAACAACTCTTTCGCATCGTGCTTCCATCGGGAGGGGCCGAAGGGCCCAAGTCGTCTTCGAAGTCCGGCGCGGAAGGCGCGCGACTTCCCAAATCCGGCATCGTGTCGTGA
- a CDS encoding Stp1/IreP family PP2C-type Ser/Thr phosphatase, producing MTQSETPIPPNPTEQGGGASEEAANRAPAGPVHIRVFARTDVGQVREHNEDNFLVADLTRRTRGLLEANRSADVGIHGSLFAVCDGMGGAAAGEIASQLAVDIIYEKMLEGLEPTVVIERDELARRLVRAVEAAGLRIFQEAKVDRTRRGMGTTVTAAALVDDHMFLAQVGDSRGYILRGEQLIQVTRDQSLVNQLIEAGQLTEEEAETFEHNNIILQALGTADSVQVDLTYVELRQGDLLLLCSDGLSGMIRYEEIREVLRSCTEPLDACKALTERANQAGGHDNITVIIAHFDGEGLKPASAEGDSLRYRKYNVPEDPNDATSAARRSTDPGRDPSAPPSDGVLSIPPAAGDKIAAWQEHGPHANLENGEERIEIPGTHIPTWLVVTLIVGVIAMLAGAAVVLLR from the coding sequence GTGACCCAGTCCGAAACCCCCATTCCCCCGAACCCTACGGAGCAGGGGGGTGGAGCGTCCGAGGAGGCCGCCAATCGCGCTCCCGCCGGCCCAGTGCATATCCGCGTCTTCGCACGAACGGATGTGGGGCAGGTGCGCGAGCACAACGAGGACAACTTCCTGGTGGCCGATCTCACGCGCCGCACGCGCGGGCTGCTCGAGGCCAATCGCTCGGCCGATGTCGGCATCCACGGGAGCCTGTTCGCGGTGTGCGACGGCATGGGCGGCGCCGCGGCCGGTGAAATTGCCAGCCAGCTGGCCGTCGACATCATCTACGAAAAGATGCTCGAGGGGCTCGAGCCCACCGTGGTCATCGAGCGCGACGAGCTGGCGCGACGGCTGGTGCGCGCGGTGGAAGCGGCCGGCCTCCGCATCTTCCAAGAGGCCAAGGTCGACCGAACGCGCCGCGGGATGGGCACCACCGTCACCGCCGCCGCGCTGGTCGACGACCATATGTTCCTGGCCCAGGTGGGCGACTCGCGCGGCTACATCCTGCGCGGCGAGCAGCTCATTCAGGTGACCCGCGACCAGTCGCTGGTGAACCAACTCATCGAGGCGGGGCAGCTCACGGAAGAAGAAGCCGAGACGTTCGAGCACAACAACATCATCCTGCAGGCCCTCGGCACGGCCGACTCGGTGCAAGTCGACCTGACCTATGTCGAGCTGCGCCAAGGCGATCTGCTCCTCCTCTGCTCCGACGGCCTCTCGGGCATGATCCGCTACGAAGAGATCCGCGAGGTCCTTCGCTCCTGCACCGAGCCGCTCGACGCCTGCAAGGCGCTCACCGAGCGCGCGAATCAGGCGGGTGGGCACGACAACATCACGGTCATCATCGCGCATTTCGACGGCGAAGGCCTCAAGCCCGCCAGCGCCGAGGGCGACTCCCTCCGCTACCGCAAGTACAACGTCCCCGAAGATCCGAACGACGCCACCTCGGCCGCGCGCCGCTCCACCGATCCGGGCCGCGATCCCAGCGCACCGCCGTCCGATGGTGTCCTTTCAATCCCCCCCGCCGCCGGCGACAAGATCGCAGCCTGGCAAGAGCACGGCCCGCACGCCAACCTCGAAAACGGCGAAGAGCGCATCGAAATCCCTGGCACGCACATCCCCACTTGGCTGGTGGTCACCCTCATCGTGGGCGTGATCGCCATGCTGGCGGGGGCGGCCGTCGTCCTCCTGCGTTAG
- a CDS encoding serine/threonine protein kinase, with translation MQRLAENDVIGGRFRLNRLLGRGGMGSVWHATHLGLDIPCAIKFIEGEFAAQADAQQRFEREAKAAAQLRSPHVVQILDHGVCQGRPYIAMELLDGEDLGKRLKRKGRLSASEVIGIVQQICRGLTKAHQEGIVHRDLKPDNVFLVPDDDRELVKILDFGIAKSLTSDEANQQTRVGALLGTPYYMSPEQAQGSRSVDHRSDLWSLAVICFYCLVGKRPFPSPSLAEVLMQIIVHDLPIPSQLAPDLPHAFDGWWLRAAARDPGQRFQNAREFADALAEALASASVASAPAMAAPVDPRGRTMPMASFNEASIARRPATGTSVMVAMNPTPPAMGAVGAPPAGAVNNASSMAGYTPMQSAYGAPPGAYAPMHSPYGAPPQHMAAAPAAAYSPTPVPNQSTGAPTTRNTGESPEPSAEDPRKITPNMLIGGGLAFVFILIAIIAAQYWVNSAGAPSERGTTALETRRDPVIKPPPPPTSFVPGPVLPPEPPPEAAPPDAGAVKPAPPPHRTR, from the coding sequence ATGCAGCGTCTCGCTGAAAATGACGTCATTGGAGGCCGTTTTCGTCTCAATCGACTTCTCGGTCGGGGTGGGATGGGGTCGGTATGGCACGCGACGCACCTCGGGCTCGACATTCCATGCGCGATCAAATTCATCGAGGGTGAGTTTGCTGCCCAGGCCGATGCGCAACAGCGCTTCGAGCGGGAGGCCAAGGCGGCCGCGCAATTGCGGAGCCCGCACGTCGTTCAAATTCTCGATCACGGTGTGTGCCAGGGGCGACCTTACATCGCCATGGAATTGCTCGATGGCGAAGATCTCGGAAAGCGTTTGAAGCGCAAGGGCCGCTTGTCGGCCTCCGAGGTGATCGGGATCGTACAGCAGATTTGCCGGGGGCTGACCAAGGCGCACCAGGAAGGGATCGTGCACCGCGATCTCAAGCCCGACAACGTGTTCCTCGTCCCCGACGACGATCGCGAGCTGGTGAAGATCCTGGACTTCGGCATCGCCAAGAGCCTGACGTCGGACGAAGCCAACCAGCAAACGCGGGTGGGCGCGCTGCTTGGAACGCCCTATTACATGAGCCCGGAGCAGGCGCAGGGGAGCCGCAGCGTCGATCATCGCAGCGATCTCTGGTCGCTCGCGGTGATCTGCTTCTACTGCCTGGTGGGCAAGCGCCCGTTTCCGAGCCCGTCGCTCGCCGAGGTGCTGATGCAGATCATCGTGCACGATCTGCCGATCCCCTCGCAGCTCGCGCCCGATCTTCCCCACGCCTTCGATGGCTGGTGGCTGCGCGCCGCGGCCCGCGATCCCGGGCAGCGGTTCCAGAACGCGCGCGAGTTCGCCGATGCGCTCGCGGAGGCCCTCGCCTCGGCGTCGGTCGCGTCGGCGCCGGCGATGGCGGCGCCCGTCGATCCGCGCGGGCGCACGATGCCGATGGCTTCGTTCAACGAGGCGAGCATCGCGCGCCGGCCGGCGACGGGGACGTCGGTCATGGTCGCGATGAACCCTACGCCGCCTGCGATGGGCGCCGTCGGCGCGCCGCCGGCGGGCGCCGTGAACAACGCGTCGTCGATGGCCGGCTATACGCCGATGCAGTCGGCCTATGGCGCGCCGCCCGGAGCGTATGCGCCCATGCACTCGCCGTATGGCGCTCCGCCCCAGCACATGGCGGCGGCGCCCGCGGCGGCGTACTCGCCCACGCCCGTTCCAAACCAGAGCACCGGCGCGCCGACCACGCGCAACACGGGCGAGTCGCCCGAGCCTTCCGCCGAGGACCCCAGGAAGATCACGCCGAACATGCTCATCGGCGGCGGTCTGGCGTTCGTGTTCATTCTGATCGCCATCATCGCGGCCCAGTACTGGGTCAACTCCGCGGGCGCGCCCAGCGAGCGGGGCACCACCGCGCTGGAGACCCGGCGCGATCCCGTCATCAAGCCGCCGCCGCCCCCCACGTCGTTCGTTCCGGGGCCCGTTCTTCCCCCCGAGCCGCCGCCCGAGGCCGCTCCGCCCGACGCGGGGGCCGTAAAGCCTGCACCGCCGCCGCATCGGACCCGGTAG
- a CDS encoding ATP-dependent Clp protease adaptor ClpS produces the protein MASIAMDPLRTRLFGARALAFPQPRTDFEAAMWVAASEPKKPLSPNSPQNPQNPGGPGGPGESGESDVDVDERTLPRTVRRYKVVFHNDDYTTMEFVVDCLMTFFHKSETEATHVMLTVHRKGSAVAGVYSREVAETKVAQVMDHARKHGMPLLVTAEPE, from the coding sequence GTGGCATCCATCGCGATGGACCCTCTCCGCACCAGGTTATTTGGCGCTCGAGCCCTTGCGTTTCCTCAGCCGCGAACCGATTTTGAGGCAGCCATGTGGGTGGCCGCTTCCGAGCCGAAAAAACCGCTATCGCCCAACTCCCCCCAAAATCCGCAGAATCCTGGCGGGCCAGGCGGTCCTGGTGAGTCCGGAGAAAGTGACGTCGATGTCGATGAGAGGACTTTGCCGCGAACCGTTCGCCGCTACAAAGTTGTCTTCCACAACGACGACTACACAACGATGGAATTCGTGGTCGACTGCCTCATGACCTTCTTTCACAAGAGCGAAACGGAAGCGACGCACGTCATGTTGACGGTGCATCGAAAAGGGAGCGCGGTTGCGGGCGTTTATTCGCGGGAAGTCGCGGAGACCAAGGTCGCCCAGGTCATGGATCACGCGCGCAAGCATGGGATGCCGCTCCTTGTCACCGCCGAGCCTGAGTGA